One Lysobacter enzymogenes DNA segment encodes these proteins:
- a CDS encoding response regulator has product MSAAPIRIALADDQALVRAGLRALLERLGLQIAFEADDGRALLEQLAQTPVDVVLSDIRMPGMDGIDALLALRERGDRTPVLLLTTFDDSELLLRATEAGAQGFLLKDAAPEDLREAIASVAAGATLLQPVSTEPVRARYRYHADDAPRALFTEREVAVLRLMAGGYSNKEIARAMFLAEGTVKNYVSVILEKLDTRDRTRAVLKAITLRVI; this is encoded by the coding sequence ATGAGCGCCGCGCCGATCCGCATCGCCCTGGCCGACGACCAGGCCCTGGTCCGCGCCGGCCTGCGCGCGCTGCTCGAACGCCTGGGCCTGCAGATCGCGTTCGAGGCCGACGACGGCCGGGCCCTGCTCGAGCAACTGGCGCAGACGCCGGTGGACGTGGTGCTCAGCGACATCCGCATGCCCGGCATGGACGGCATCGACGCGCTGCTGGCCCTGCGCGAACGCGGCGACCGCACCCCGGTGCTGCTGCTGACCACCTTCGACGACAGCGAACTGCTGCTGCGCGCCACCGAAGCCGGCGCGCAGGGGTTCCTGCTCAAGGACGCCGCGCCGGAAGACCTGCGCGAGGCGATCGCCAGCGTCGCCGCGGGCGCGACCCTGCTGCAGCCGGTCAGCACCGAACCGGTGCGCGCGCGCTACCGCTACCACGCCGACGACGCGCCGCGCGCCTTGTTCACCGAGCGCGAGGTCGCGGTGCTGCGGCTGATGGCCGGCGGCTACTCCAACAAGGAAATCGCGCGGGCGATGTTCCTGGCCGAGGGCACGGTCAAGAACTACGTGTCGGTGATCCTGGAAAAACTCGATACGCGCGACCGCACCCGGGCGGTGTTGAAGGCGATCACGTTGCGGGTGATCTGA
- a CDS encoding sensor histidine kinase: protein MAPCSARVAVRAAPGGHRCAVPEVTFGAGPVATAARAAQHGRMPMPPPLRTLLQPLNLPAVLSWLGVGLSLPYDRATQGPLVWTVMAVFLFAFLGDELVGTARARRGFWFSLQAITALAICYLAPRGGAAPALLVILVAQLAMSYPLRRVVAMTAALNLALYLILSTAGNRGALIITLCFIGFQGFAVLVAHYARGAEQARDRLALVNADLLATRALLADSARDAERLRMARELHDVAGHKLTAMMLNLRALAAEPDLAERREVQVAQQLAGELLGDIRSVVQALRDARGLDLATALRALAAPLPRPALELDLDDELNLTDPALAETLLRVVQEALTNAARHADATRLRVALHRDGAALELRIADDGRVRAPLREGNGLSGMRERVAAAGGELDFSLSPEGAMRIHARFPLQRPLPGPRAPTAATPA from the coding sequence ATGGCGCCATGCTCGGCGCGCGTCGCCGTGCGCGCAGCGCCCGGCGGTCATCGATGCGCCGTGCCGGAAGTCACTTTCGGCGCCGGCCCCGTTGCCACCGCGGCGCGCGCCGCGCAGCATGGCCGCATGCCGATGCCCCCGCCGCTGCGCACGCTGTTGCAACCCCTGAACCTGCCGGCGGTGCTGAGCTGGCTCGGGGTCGGCCTGTCGCTGCCGTACGACCGCGCCACCCAGGGCCCGCTGGTGTGGACGGTAATGGCCGTGTTCCTGTTCGCCTTCCTCGGCGACGAACTGGTCGGCACCGCGCGCGCGCGCCGCGGCTTCTGGTTTTCGCTGCAGGCGATCACCGCGCTGGCGATCTGCTACCTGGCCCCGCGCGGCGGCGCGGCGCCGGCGCTGCTGGTGATCCTGGTCGCGCAGTTGGCGATGAGCTATCCGCTGCGGCGGGTGGTCGCGATGACCGCGGCGCTCAACCTCGCCCTGTACCTGATCCTGTCCACCGCCGGCAACCGCGGCGCGCTGATCATCACCCTGTGCTTCATCGGCTTCCAGGGCTTCGCCGTGCTGGTCGCGCACTACGCGCGCGGCGCCGAACAGGCGCGCGACCGCCTGGCCCTGGTCAACGCCGACCTGCTCGCCACCCGCGCCCTGCTCGCCGACAGCGCCCGCGACGCCGAACGCCTGCGCATGGCGCGCGAGCTGCACGACGTCGCCGGGCACAAGCTCACCGCGATGATGCTGAACCTGCGCGCGCTCGCCGCCGAGCCGGACCTGGCCGAACGCCGCGAAGTGCAGGTGGCGCAGCAACTGGCCGGCGAACTGCTCGGCGACATCCGCAGCGTGGTCCAGGCCTTGCGCGATGCGCGCGGCCTCGACCTGGCCACCGCGCTGCGCGCGCTGGCCGCGCCGCTGCCGCGGCCGGCGCTGGAGCTCGATCTCGACGACGAACTCAACCTCACCGATCCCGCCCTGGCCGAAACCCTGCTGCGCGTGGTCCAGGAAGCGCTGACCAACGCCGCCCGCCACGCCGACGCCACGCGCCTGCGGGTCGCCCTGCACCGCGATGGCGCCGCGCTGGAACTGCGCATCGCCGACGACGGCCGGGTGCGCGCGCCGCTGCGCGAAGGCAACGGCCTGTCGGGCATGCGCGAACGCGTGGCCGCGGCCGGCGGCGAACTCGATTTTTCCCTCAGTCCCGAAGGCGCCATGCGCATCCACGCCCGCTTCCCCTTGCAACGGCCCTTGCCCGGACCCCGTGCGCCGACCGCGGCGACGCCGGCATGA
- a CDS encoding alpha/beta hydrolase family protein — MIPSALRFATLTAALSAAAAVHAAAPAPAAAGPDLGCHVGAYRLDDGRSLTLGRIDEPSALRWRLLDGRTGKLARKDGALVATVGWSDRADTVKVELGRCGEGVVFDGHRGEPVELDVVDTTFEGAGVKLRGRLVLPAGQDKVPVVVMVHGSENYSGVDLYYQQYLFPSEGVGVFVYDKRGTGGSSGKYTQNFHELSDDAVAALREALRVGGERVGRIGYLGGSQGGWIAPLAASKTAQAQFVEVGFGLADGVLAEDRDQVVLDLRAAGFGDAATLRKARELTDATGLIASSSGQRGWTELATVRKKYETQPWWKAVKGEYSGLVATHTRDEVMAEFKKYDYEVSWDYDPMPVLRTLKTPQLWVLGGDDIEAPSGETQKRLTALGRAGRPITSVVFPQADHGILEYESKNAQGERQHTRTADGYLRMLLDWIKRGTLDGWPYGTAKQLAGPK, encoded by the coding sequence ATGATCCCGTCCGCCCTGCGCTTCGCCACGCTGACCGCCGCGCTGTCCGCGGCCGCCGCCGTCCACGCCGCCGCGCCGGCGCCCGCCGCCGCGGGCCCGGATCTGGGCTGCCACGTCGGCGCCTATCGCCTCGACGACGGCCGCTCGCTGACGCTGGGCCGCATCGACGAACCCTCGGCGCTGCGCTGGCGCCTGCTCGACGGCCGCACCGGCAAGCTCGCCCGCAAGGACGGCGCGCTGGTCGCCACCGTCGGCTGGAGCGACCGCGCCGATACGGTGAAGGTCGAACTGGGCCGCTGCGGCGAAGGCGTGGTGTTCGACGGCCATCGCGGCGAGCCGGTCGAGCTCGATGTCGTCGACACCACTTTCGAAGGCGCCGGCGTGAAACTGCGCGGCAGGCTGGTGCTGCCGGCCGGCCAGGACAAGGTGCCGGTGGTGGTCATGGTGCACGGCTCGGAGAACTACTCCGGCGTGGATCTGTACTACCAGCAGTATCTGTTCCCGAGCGAAGGCGTGGGCGTGTTCGTCTACGACAAGCGCGGCACCGGCGGTTCCAGCGGCAAGTACACGCAGAACTTCCACGAGCTCTCCGACGACGCCGTCGCCGCGCTGCGCGAGGCGCTGCGCGTGGGCGGCGAGCGGGTCGGCCGGATCGGCTACCTCGGCGGCAGCCAGGGCGGCTGGATCGCGCCGCTGGCGGCGAGCAAGACGGCGCAGGCGCAGTTCGTCGAAGTCGGCTTCGGCCTGGCCGACGGCGTGCTGGCCGAGGACCGCGACCAGGTCGTGCTGGACCTGCGCGCGGCCGGTTTCGGCGACGCGGCGACCTTGCGCAAGGCGCGCGAACTCACCGACGCCACCGGCCTGATCGCGTCCAGCAGCGGCCAGCGCGGCTGGACCGAGCTGGCGACGGTGCGCAAGAAGTACGAAACGCAGCCGTGGTGGAAAGCGGTCAAGGGCGAGTACAGCGGCCTGGTCGCGACCCACACGCGCGACGAGGTCATGGCCGAATTCAAGAAATACGACTACGAAGTCAGCTGGGACTACGACCCGATGCCGGTGCTGCGCACGCTCAAGACTCCGCAGCTGTGGGTGCTCGGCGGCGACGACATCGAGGCGCCGTCCGGGGAAACGCAAAAGCGCCTGACCGCGCTCGGCCGCGCCGGCCGCCCGATCACTAGCGTGGTGTTCCCGCAGGCCGATCACGGCATCCTGGAATACGAATCGAAGAACGCGCAGGGCGAGCGCCAGCACACGCGCACCGCCGACGGTTATCTGCGCATGCTGCTGGACTGGATCAAGCGCGGCACGCTCGACGGTTGGCCGTACGGCACGGCCAAGCAGTTGGCCGGGCCGAAGTGA
- a CDS encoding DUF6053 domain-containing protein, translated as MGGTSVPTLLFQRRSTSDAGGPESIGPEGPPTTAACA; from the coding sequence GTGGGAGGGACTTCAGTCCCGACGCTTTTGTTTCAGCGGCGATCAACATCCGACGCGGGCGGACCGGAAAGCATCGGGCCCGAAGGCCCTCCCACAACAGCCGCGTGCGCTTGA
- a CDS encoding DUF6053 domain-containing protein — protein MGGTSVPTLLFQKRSTSDAGGSDSVGPEGPPTTAARA, from the coding sequence GTGGGAGGGACTTCAGTTCCGACACTTTTGTTTCAGAAGCGATCAACATCCGACGCGGGCGGATCGGACAGCGTCGGGCCTGAAGGCCCTCCCACGACAGCTGCACGCGCTTGA
- a CDS encoding FAD/NAD(P)-binding protein: MRITIVGAGFSGSALASELARNAGPGVELCLVGQPESYGRGIAYGEARPEHLLNVRASDLGATPEAPGGFADWLNLIDRARGSYLPRLLFGEYLHAQLQAAVAGSTAAFSQIRHEAIAVERASAGFRVHLADGSDFLTDKVVLAVGALPPQPLAGVGPRLAVHPSYIGWPWQDGAIDAIAPDARLLIVGTGLTMADVVTTLRKRGHRGPIVALSRHGLLPRAHEDAAPAPVALPPAVLHALDSHAPRELLRALRNLAPVIDDWRSLVDALRPYLQGFWAGMPAAQRGGFLRHLRSYWEALRHRIAPQLAEELQALRESGQLQIRAGRLLRARRGDDAVEALIRERGGQQLRSERFDVLIRATGLDTDVERTTHPLIAHLRESGLVAADPLGLGLRASARFEVLDHKDVAVRGLYAIGPLLRAQLWEITAVPELRVAARDLAGRLLSTAAVARNRPVLATA, from the coding sequence ATGCGCATCACCATCGTCGGCGCGGGTTTCAGCGGCAGCGCCTTGGCCAGCGAACTGGCCCGCAACGCCGGTCCCGGCGTGGAGCTGTGCCTGGTCGGGCAGCCGGAAAGCTACGGCCGCGGCATCGCCTACGGCGAGGCGCGGCCGGAGCATTTGCTCAACGTGCGCGCCAGCGACCTGGGCGCGACGCCCGAGGCGCCGGGCGGTTTCGCCGACTGGCTGAACCTCATCGACCGCGCGCGCGGCAGCTATCTGCCGCGGTTGCTGTTCGGCGAATACCTGCACGCGCAGCTGCAGGCCGCGGTGGCCGGCAGCACCGCCGCTTTCAGCCAGATCCGCCACGAGGCGATCGCGGTGGAGCGCGCCTCGGCGGGCTTTCGCGTGCACCTGGCCGACGGCAGCGACTTCCTGACCGATAAAGTCGTGCTCGCGGTCGGGGCGTTGCCGCCGCAACCGCTGGCCGGGGTCGGCCCGCGTTTGGCGGTGCATCCCAGCTACATCGGCTGGCCGTGGCAGGACGGCGCCATCGACGCGATCGCGCCCGACGCGCGCCTGCTGATCGTCGGTACCGGCCTGACCATGGCCGACGTGGTGACCACGCTGCGCAAGCGCGGCCATCGCGGCCCGATCGTGGCGTTGTCGCGCCACGGCCTGCTGCCGCGCGCGCACGAGGACGCGGCGCCGGCGCCGGTGGCGCTGCCGCCGGCGGTGCTGCACGCGCTCGACAGCCACGCGCCGCGCGAACTGCTGCGCGCGTTGCGCAACCTGGCGCCGGTGATCGACGACTGGCGCAGCCTGGTCGATGCGCTGCGTCCTTACCTGCAGGGTTTCTGGGCCGGGATGCCGGCCGCGCAGCGCGGCGGTTTCCTGCGCCACCTGCGCTCGTACTGGGAAGCGCTGCGCCACCGCATCGCGCCGCAACTGGCCGAGGAACTGCAGGCGCTGCGCGAATCCGGGCAGTTGCAGATCCGCGCCGGCCGCCTGCTGCGCGCGCGCCGCGGCGACGACGCGGTCGAGGCGCTGATCCGCGAGCGCGGCGGCCAGCAACTGCGCAGCGAACGCTTCGACGTGCTGATCCGCGCGACCGGCCTGGACACCGATGTGGAGCGCACCACCCACCCCTTGATCGCGCATCTGCGCGAATCGGGGCTGGTCGCGGCCGATCCGCTGGGCCTGGGGCTGCGCGCCTCGGCGCGGTTCGAAGTGCTCGACCATAAGGACGTGGCCGTGCGCGGCTTGTACGCGATCGGGCCGTTGTTGCGGGCGCAGCTGTGGGAGATCACCGCGGTGCCGGAACTGCGCGTCGCCGCGCGCGATCTCGCCGGGCGGCTGTTGTCGACCGCGGCGGTAGCGCGCAACCGGCCGGTGCTGGCGACGGCGTAG
- a CDS encoding carboxypeptidase-like regulatory domain-containing protein, producing MTARARPPRPRRLAVALALALCACAAPAAAQDGAAAADYRDRIIAPQALAPLPPDPEDALDDSGLPRSLRLSLDYARNERGGEAYDERGLSLGGYWETADWGAFSLDAAALRSDRDGGRDWGGAATLWQRGVYLEGGWRGDNGLGVIATPAPELQRNQYRFFLPTVAMAGASSQWTRADDGRSVYVAFGRAGVFAGTRTVGFELADGDVAALGAQWRPAPGWTASAALLGSDGRIAPDARGDAAYLAGATRAGHWAARWSSGADSVQFNLLNSHGRDGNASGGWIDASARRGRFRHDAGVFSLDPGLAWGALPINQDVRGGYYRLGYQYGRWLWNASLDEIRSIRGGGFDGRYATAFARYQASTRLGYGASASLRQAERGGDAYSLQAFADWRSDWGQTRLQLDRADAGGGERSWQASLDQALPLPEGQHLSLSLAYAELGQRARQATRSASLSLYGGLRLGQRWNLDGNARWTDGDGPSALRGGDVNLSLTGQLARGWSLSAALFQSRGSQRSPFLLDPLALDSPFQRLPRERSALLTLRYDWQAGRPLPVLGAAPDAASGDIAGVVYLDDNGDGVRAASERPAANVTVLLDGRWAARTDSSGAFAFARVSVGEHRIQVLADNLPLPWTLDEAPTAVRVSVRDAARVDIGATRPR from the coding sequence ATGACCGCCCGCGCCCGTCCGCCGCGACCGCGCCGCCTCGCCGTGGCGCTCGCGCTCGCCCTGTGCGCCTGCGCCGCGCCGGCCGCGGCGCAGGACGGCGCGGCCGCGGCCGACTACCGCGACCGCATCATCGCCCCGCAGGCGCTGGCGCCGCTGCCGCCGGACCCGGAGGACGCGCTCGACGACAGCGGCCTGCCGCGCTCGCTGCGGCTGAGCCTGGACTACGCCCGCAACGAACGCGGCGGCGAGGCCTACGACGAACGCGGCCTCAGCCTCGGCGGCTATTGGGAAACCGCGGACTGGGGCGCGTTCTCGCTCGACGCCGCCGCGCTGCGCAGCGACCGCGACGGCGGCCGCGACTGGGGCGGCGCGGCCACGCTGTGGCAGCGCGGCGTGTACCTGGAAGGCGGCTGGCGCGGCGACAACGGCCTGGGCGTGATCGCCACGCCGGCGCCGGAGTTGCAGCGCAACCAGTACCGCTTCTTCCTGCCGACCGTGGCGATGGCCGGCGCCAGCAGCCAATGGACGCGCGCGGACGACGGCCGCAGCGTCTACGTCGCGTTCGGACGCGCCGGCGTGTTCGCCGGCACCCGCACGGTCGGTTTCGAACTGGCCGACGGCGACGTCGCGGCGCTGGGCGCGCAATGGCGGCCGGCGCCGGGCTGGACCGCCTCGGCGGCGTTGCTGGGCAGCGACGGCCGGATCGCGCCGGACGCGCGCGGCGACGCCGCCTACCTCGCCGGCGCGACCCGAGCCGGACACTGGGCCGCGCGCTGGAGTTCGGGCGCCGACTCGGTCCAGTTCAACCTGCTCAACAGCCACGGCCGCGACGGCAACGCCAGCGGCGGCTGGATCGACGCCAGCGCGCGGCGCGGGCGCTTCCGCCACGACGCCGGCGTGTTCTCGCTCGACCCCGGCCTGGCCTGGGGCGCGCTGCCGATCAACCAGGACGTGCGCGGCGGCTATTACCGGCTGGGCTACCAATACGGGCGCTGGCTGTGGAACGCGAGCCTGGACGAGATCCGTTCGATCCGCGGCGGCGGCTTCGACGGCCGCTACGCCACCGCGTTCGCGCGCTACCAGGCCAGCACCCGGCTCGGCTACGGCGCCAGCGCCAGCCTGCGCCAGGCCGAGCGCGGCGGCGACGCGTATTCGCTGCAGGCCTTCGCCGACTGGCGCAGCGACTGGGGCCAGACCCGGCTGCAGCTCGACCGCGCCGACGCCGGCGGCGGCGAGCGCAGCTGGCAGGCCAGCCTCGACCAGGCACTGCCGCTGCCGGAAGGCCAGCACCTGTCGCTGTCGCTGGCCTATGCCGAACTCGGCCAGCGCGCGCGCCAGGCCACCCGCAGCGCCAGCCTGTCGCTGTACGGCGGCCTGCGCCTGGGCCAGCGCTGGAACCTCGACGGCAACGCGCGCTGGACCGACGGCGACGGCCCCAGCGCGCTGCGCGGCGGCGACGTCAACCTGAGCCTGACCGGCCAACTCGCGCGCGGCTGGTCGCTGAGCGCGGCGCTGTTCCAAAGCCGCGGCTCGCAGCGCTCGCCGTTCCTGCTCGACCCGCTGGCCCTGGATTCGCCGTTCCAGCGCCTGCCGCGCGAACGCTCCGCCTTGCTGACCCTGCGCTACGACTGGCAGGCCGGCCGCCCGCTGCCGGTGCTCGGCGCCGCGCCGGACGCCGCCAGCGGCGACATCGCCGGCGTGGTGTACCTGGACGACAACGGCGACGGCGTGCGCGCCGCGTCCGAACGTCCGGCCGCCAACGTCACCGTCCTCCTCGACGGCCGCTGGGCCGCGCGCACCGACAGCAGCGGCGCATTCGCCTTCGCCCGGGTGAGCGTGGGCGAACACCGGATCCAGGTCCTCGCCGACAACCTGCCGCTGCCGTGGACGCTCGACGAAGCCCCGACCGCCGTGCGGGTGTCGGTGCGCGACGCCGCGCGCGTGGACATCGGCGCGACCCGGCCGCGTTGA
- a CDS encoding DUF6622 family protein, whose translation MHLSHLLQATPTWVFVLFAVLLALGLRRLRTGVQSLARVWAVPAIFIAWGLYGLVVHLGAAPTNLLHWIAGAAVGGVLGLWSLDPAALAFDHQRRLVRQPGSALPLLRNLGIFGAHYLLQVFAATHPQLRDSAMGWDLVVSGFSAGYFVGWAARFLAGQRRAPQTDLASA comes from the coding sequence ATGCACCTGAGCCACCTGCTGCAAGCCACCCCGACCTGGGTGTTCGTCCTGTTCGCCGTGCTGCTGGCGCTCGGCCTGCGCCGCCTGCGCACCGGAGTGCAATCGCTGGCGCGGGTGTGGGCGGTGCCGGCGATCTTCATCGCCTGGGGCCTGTACGGCCTGGTCGTGCACCTGGGCGCGGCGCCGACGAACCTGCTGCACTGGATCGCCGGCGCGGCGGTCGGCGGCGTGCTCGGGCTGTGGTCGCTGGACCCGGCCGCGCTCGCCTTCGATCACCAGCGCCGGCTGGTGCGCCAGCCCGGCAGCGCGCTGCCGCTGCTGCGCAACCTGGGCATCTTCGGCGCCCACTACCTCCTGCAGGTGTTCGCCGCGACCCACCCGCAGCTGCGCGACAGCGCGATGGGCTGGGACCTGGTCGTGTCGGGCTTCAGCGCCGGCTACTTCGTCGGCTGGGCCGCGCGCTTCCTCGCCGGCCAGCGGCGCGCGCCGCAGACCGACCTGGCATCGGCCTGA
- a CDS encoding DUF4291 domain-containing protein: MGAGRDAAAQTSSGVPYRQIRAVYDDATIRVYQAFNDPIADAALAAGRFVAPFSRSRMTWIKPSFRWMLYRAGWGFKDDNQRRILAIDIARDGFEWALANSCSSHPDPAMTPAQWQRHRGATPVRIQWDPERSLRLGPLDHRSIQIGLGGEAVPRYIDEWTQRIEDVTPLAHRVHDLVQADRLDEAAALLPAERPYVPNTVV, from the coding sequence ATGGGTGCGGGCCGCGACGCCGCCGCGCAGACCTCCAGCGGCGTTCCCTATCGCCAGATCCGCGCCGTTTACGACGACGCCACGATCCGCGTCTACCAGGCCTTCAACGACCCGATCGCCGACGCCGCGCTCGCCGCCGGCCGCTTCGTCGCGCCGTTCTCGCGCTCGCGCATGACCTGGATCAAGCCCTCGTTCCGCTGGATGCTGTACCGCGCCGGCTGGGGCTTCAAAGACGACAACCAGCGCCGCATCCTCGCCATCGACATCGCACGCGACGGGTTCGAGTGGGCGCTGGCGAACAGTTGCTCCTCGCATCCGGATCCGGCGATGACGCCGGCGCAATGGCAGCGCCATCGCGGTGCCACACCGGTGCGGATCCAGTGGGACCCCGAGCGCAGCCTGCGGCTGGGGCCGCTGGACCATCGCTCGATCCAGATCGGCCTGGGCGGCGAAGCGGTGCCGCGTTACATCGACGAATGGACGCAGCGGATCGAAGACGTCACGCCGCTCGCGCATCGCGTGCACGATCTGGTCCAGGCGGATCGGTTGGACGAGGCCGCGGCGCTGTTGCCGGCGGAGCGGCCGTACGTTCCCAACACCGTGGTCTGA
- the phhA gene encoding phenylalanine 4-monooxygenase has product MNTTPQRVEHQLTDKGYVPVYTTAVVEQPWSSYSSDDHAVWAQLFERQQKVLVGRASDEFLTAQRAMHMTPDRIPKFDDLNRTLRAHTGWELIGVEGLLPELTFFDHLANRRFPVTWWIRKPEQIDYLSEPDLFHDLFGHVPLLMNPVFADYMQAYGKGGVKAHGIDPDALVHLTRLYWYTVEFGLIKQADGLRIYGSGIVSSKSESIYSLESNAPNRIGFDLERVMRTRYRIDTFQKTYFVIDSFEQLMRATEPDFTPIYQRLRKHDSIPAGDVLASDAVFNRGTGEGWLTDGDV; this is encoded by the coding sequence ATGAACACCACCCCGCAACGCGTCGAACACCAGCTCACCGACAAGGGCTACGTGCCGGTCTACACCACCGCCGTGGTCGAACAGCCGTGGAGCTCGTATTCCAGCGACGACCATGCGGTGTGGGCGCAGCTGTTCGAGCGCCAGCAGAAAGTGCTGGTCGGCCGCGCCAGCGACGAGTTCCTGACCGCCCAGCGCGCCATGCACATGACGCCGGACCGCATCCCCAAGTTCGACGACCTCAACCGCACCCTGCGCGCGCACACCGGCTGGGAGCTGATCGGCGTGGAAGGCCTGCTGCCGGAGCTGACCTTCTTCGACCACCTCGCCAACCGCCGTTTCCCGGTGACCTGGTGGATCCGCAAGCCCGAGCAGATCGACTACCTGTCCGAGCCGGACCTGTTCCACGACCTGTTCGGCCACGTGCCGCTGCTGATGAACCCGGTGTTCGCCGACTACATGCAGGCCTACGGCAAGGGCGGAGTGAAGGCGCACGGGATCGATCCCGATGCGCTGGTGCACCTGACCCGGTTGTACTGGTACACGGTGGAATTCGGCCTCATCAAGCAGGCCGACGGACTGCGCATCTACGGCAGCGGCATCGTTTCGTCGAAGAGCGAATCGATCTACAGCCTGGAGTCGAACGCGCCCAACCGGATCGGTTTCGATCTGGAGCGGGTCATGCGCACGCGCTACCGCATCGACACCTTCCAGAAGACCTACTTCGTCATCGACAGCTTCGAACAGCTGATGCGCGCGACCGAGCCGGACTTCACCCCGATCTACCAGCGCCTGCGCAAGCACGACTCGATCCCGGCCGGCGACGTGCTGGCGAGCGACGCGGTGTTCAACCGCGGCACCGGCGAGGGCTGGCTGACCGACGGCGACGTCTGA
- a CDS encoding Lrp/AsnC family transcriptional regulator, whose amino-acid sequence MATIELDRTDIVLLAELQRDGRLTNAELAERVHLSASACLRRVQRLEREGVIRGYRAEVDAARLGLGLQAFVRVRLGRHDSEAVAAFAEFVGDWDEVVACYALTGDMDYLLQIVVRDLEHLSRFLLDRLLNQAGGADINSSLVLRTVKEFKALPLPAK is encoded by the coding sequence ATGGCCACCATCGAGTTGGACCGCACCGACATCGTCCTGCTGGCCGAGCTGCAGCGCGACGGCCGCCTGACCAACGCCGAACTGGCCGAGCGCGTGCACCTGTCGGCCTCGGCCTGCCTGCGCCGGGTGCAGCGGCTGGAGCGCGAGGGGGTGATCCGCGGCTACCGCGCCGAGGTCGACGCGGCGCGGCTGGGCCTGGGCCTGCAGGCGTTCGTGCGCGTACGCCTGGGCCGCCACGACAGCGAGGCGGTGGCGGCGTTCGCCGAATTCGTCGGCGACTGGGACGAGGTGGTGGCGTGTTACGCGCTGACCGGCGACATGGATTATCTGCTGCAGATCGTGGTGCGCGATCTGGAGCATCTCTCGCGCTTTTTGCTGGATCGTCTGCTCAATCAGGCGGGGGGCGCGGACATCAACTCCAGTCTGGTGTTGCGGACGGTGAAGGAGTTCAAGGCGTTGCCGTTGCCGGCGAAGTGA
- a CDS encoding helix-turn-helix transcriptional regulator, with the protein MRRADRLFLLIHALRGRRQAITAQQLAQTLEVSLRTVYRDVADLQRSGVPIEGEAGVGYVLRKGADIPPLMFSPDELEALVVGTRFVRAFGGERLGRGATAALLKIEAVLPPELRERAARTRIFAPELAGRIESSGLIDALYAAVQEHRVLRLTYRDSGARASEREIEPLCLSFWGGSWTLGAWCRLREDFRSFRPDRIATHAATGEVFAADERRGLQAYLRSVGGALPDRWKR; encoded by the coding sequence ATGCGCCGCGCCGACCGCCTGTTCCTGCTGATCCATGCCCTGCGCGGCCGCCGCCAGGCCATCACCGCCCAGCAGCTGGCGCAGACGCTGGAAGTCTCGCTGCGCACCGTCTACCGCGACGTCGCCGACCTGCAGCGTTCGGGCGTGCCGATCGAGGGCGAGGCCGGCGTCGGTTACGTGCTGCGCAAGGGCGCGGACATTCCGCCGCTGATGTTCAGTCCCGACGAACTCGAAGCGCTGGTGGTCGGCACCCGCTTCGTGCGCGCCTTCGGCGGCGAGCGCCTCGGCCGCGGCGCCACCGCGGCCTTACTGAAGATCGAAGCGGTGCTGCCGCCGGAACTGCGCGAGCGCGCCGCCCGCACCCGCATCTTCGCCCCCGAGCTGGCCGGCCGGATCGAATCCAGCGGCCTGATCGACGCACTCTACGCCGCGGTCCAGGAGCATCGGGTGCTGCGCCTGACGTACCGCGACAGCGGCGCGCGCGCCAGCGAGCGCGAGATCGAACCCTTGTGCCTGTCGTTCTGGGGCGGCAGCTGGACGCTGGGCGCATGGTGTCGCCTGCGCGAGGATTTCCGCAGCTTCCGTCCGGACCGCATCGCGACTCATGCGGCGACCGGGGAGGTCTTCGCGGCGGACGAACGGCGCGGGCTGCAGGCGTATCTGCGTTCGGTGGGCGGGGCGCTGCCCGATCGTTGGAAGCGGTGA